One Oncorhynchus masou masou isolate Uvic2021 unplaced genomic scaffold, UVic_Omas_1.1 unplaced_scaffold_695, whole genome shotgun sequence genomic window, TATGTTTTTGTTGTAAGAAAGTATGATATATTGCTGTGCATGAACTGGCCATatacgttagctaacgttacctagctagttaacgttaactGGCTATCATAGCAGCCAAGGGTGTTCGCTATCTTATTTGTACATGTTTGTTTGTGCTCCAATTACATGCACGTGTCTACATCAACAGTTTACACATGATGACTTCAGCCTAATATGAAATTGGCCAAATATAGCTAGCCAAATATAGCTAGCTTTACTTGTTTGTTGGTTAGCtacctagccaacgttagctcTCGTCTGACTGGTATAACATTAACTAGTTAGCTTGCTACCTAATTAATAAAAACAAATGCACATGTATTGTCTAGCTACCTTTATTGGCCTgtttgatagctagctagctagctagctttcagCTGACTGGTATTAGCTAGCTACTGAGGCTAACCACTGGACTTTGTACAagcaagctaacattagctagttagctaacaggCTAATCAGTACATCTGCTGGCATTTATGTTGATTTCCTTTGTGGTTTTAGAAGGACTCTGTGTTTAACTGCCTGACATGACTTAGTACCGGTTTCCTCCTTTATCATCGTCCTAAAATCATCTCTTACGGGAACATGCAGAAAAAAATATACTTTAGACTTTCTAAAAAGTGATTTGTATTCCTTAGCTATGAATCAAATGATGACGACAGATGACTCTTTCAAACAGTGTGTATTACAGTATTCCTTAGCTATGAATCAAATGATGAAGACAGAAAGATGACTCTTCCTAACaatgtgtattactgtattcCTTAGCTATGAATCAAATGATGAAGACAGAAAGATGACTCTTCCTAACAGTGTGTATTACTGTATTCCTTAGCTATGAATCAAATGATGAAGACAGAAAGATGACTCTTCCTAACAGTGTGTATTACTGTATTCCTTAGCTATGAATCAAatgatgaagacagacagatgacTCTTCCTAACAGTGTGTATTACTGTATTCCTTAGCTATGAATCAAATGATGAAGACAGAAAGATGTCTCTTCCTAACAgtgtgtattacagtattacagtataacAGTTGGTTGTACAGTTCCTGCTCAGTATTCTACATTTGCTATAGAGTATAGAGTAAAATGTCCAttattttaatcactacaggtttaATGAACATTTAGTTTTAAATGCAGTGTGAATAGATATAGTCAAACAGAGAACACACCTTGGGAAAGAGGTTTTTCTGGTTAAATTGTGTTtaaatgcaaattattattgcTCTAGTAAATATTGATCTCACATACGTTTTTACTTCAGTTATCACCAAAGGTATAAAAGCATTGCTCCTCTAGAAGTCAGTCATGTGGAGCAGAGGAAGTTCCTCCTCTCCTCGCAGCCCCTGGTTCCCcaaagctctccctctctggccaggGTCCCACAGCGGAGGTGTTGGGCGGGGCAGTGGGGCAGCCTCCCCCCGGTCCAGGCCTGGTACTCCAGGGGGTCCCCGTTCACCCACAGCCACTCGCTGGCCAGGAAGCGCAGTCCCGTCCACACATGGTCTGTCTGGGCCCCCTTTGAATTCATCATTCTCTGGACGAGGAGCTGCTCATTCTCAGACAGCAGGCTGGTGAGGTCAGTGTAGTGCTTCCTGCAGTGCTCCAGAGCCTCCTCCCATGTCTTGTTCTCCTTCACCAGGACCACGTTCAGATCAAAGCACAAGAATAAATATTTTTCAGTGCATTGCTTATCATTCATCTGATTGTTCTTCACATCGACACAGTTCTGGATGCCATTGAGATTGTTTGGCTGGCCTTCCTCCCAAAACCTAAATGATGAGTTCCACCCTCCAGACCACTTCCATTCCGTTGGGTGAGAGGGATCTCTGTACAGACCAATCCAAACATAATCCGTTGTTGATATGTCATTGACCTCATCTACTTCGTCTTGGTTGCTGATGAAGGCCAGGTCAATGTACTTCTCTCTGCAGTAGTGCTGAGCCTTTTCCCAGGTCTTTCCTCCTTCATTCACAAAGTGGAACTGTTTGTTCAGACAACAGGAGACCACTGCACACAGAGCAGTGATGAGGAGCCCAGTGAAGCTGCTCTTCCTCTGCATGATGTCCCAGTACTCAGAGCTACTCTTCCTCTGCATGATGTCCCAGTACTCAGAGCTACTCTTCCTCTGAATGATGTCCCAGTACTCAGAGCTACTCTTCCTCTGAATGATGTCCCAGTACTCAGAGCTACTCTTCCTCTGAATGATGTCCCAGTActcagagctgctcttcctctgcATGATGTCCCAGTACTCAGAGCTACTCTTCCTCTGAATGATGTCCCAGTACTCAGAGATGCTCTTCCTCTACATGATGCATTTATCCCTAATGTTGATGGAAATCTCTCCACAGTGGATCTGTGCAGGGCTCAGTGCTGCTGTGTTGATGTTGAAGATACTGTCAGTACATAAACGCAATCGTTTTAATTTCCCTAATGGTATTTGAAGCTTTAAATGGAGTTTGGGCTTTCGTAGCCCTATAACATCTGGGTCAAGGTAATTTGCATAATATGACCATGGGAAGACAGGGGAAGAAAGAAAAACACTTTCCATGTGTTCACAGGAAATATGTAAATGTAGGTTTTTGCCTAAAATGTGATTTGCCTGCCATCTCTGAACAAACAGAGGCCCACAGAGAGAAATGtccactgtagtgacaggataacacctctgacaggataacacctctgaaaccactgtagtgacaggataacacctctgaaaccactgtagtgacaggataacacctctgaaaccactgtagtgacaggataacacctctgaaaccactgtagtgacaggataacacctctgaaaccactgtagtgacaggataacacctctgaaaccactatagtgacaggataacacctctgacaggataacacctctgaaaccactatagtgacaggataacacctctgacaccactgtagtgacaggataacacctctgacaccactgtagtgacaggataacacctctgaaaccactgtagtgacaggataacacctctgaaaccactgtagtgacaggataacacctctgacaggataacacctctgaaaccactgtagtgacaggataacacctctgaaaccactgtagtgacaggataacacctctgaaaccactgtagtgacaggataacacctctgacaggataacacctctgaaaccactgtagtgacaggataacacctctgaaaccactgtagtgacaggataacacctctgaaaccactatagtgacaggataacacctctgacaggataacacctctgaaaccactatagtgacaggataacacctctgacaccactgtagtgacaggataacacctctgacaccactgtagtgacaggataacacctctgaaaccactgtagtgacaggataacacctctgaaaccactgtagtgacaggataacacctctgacaggataacacctctgaaaccactgtagtgacaggataacacctctgaaaccactgtagtgacaggataacacctctgacaggataacacctctgaaaccactatagtgacaggataacacctctgacaccactgtagtgacaggataacacctctgacaccactgtagtgacaggataacacctctgacaggataacacctctgaaaccactgtagtgacaggataacacctctgacaccactgtagtgacaggataacacctctgaaaccactgtagtgacaggataacacctctgacaggataacacctcaaaccactgtagtgacaggataacacctctgacaggataacacctctgaaaccactgtagtgacaggataacacctctgacaccattgtagtgacaggataacacctctgaaaggataacacctctgaaaccactgtagtgacaggataacacctctgaaaccactgtagtgacaggataacacctctgaaaccactgtagtgacaggataacacctctgacaggataacacctctgaaaccactgtagtgacaggataacacctctgaaaccactgtagtgacaggataacacctctgaaaccactgtagtgacaggataacacctctgacaggataacacctctgacaggataacacctctgacaggataacacctctgacagggtaacacctctgaaaccactgtagtgacaggataacacctctgaaaccactgtagtgacaggataacacctctgacaggataacacctctgacaggataacacctctgacaggataacacctttgacaccactgtagtgacaggataacacctctgaaaccactgtagtgacaggataacacctctgacaggataacacctctgaaacacctgtagagacaggataacacctctgaaaccactgtagtgacagggtaacacctctgaaaccactgtagtgacaggataacacctctgaaaccactgtagtgacaggataacacctctgaaaccactgtagtgacaggataacacctctgacaccactgtagtgacaggataacacctctgaaaccactgtagtgaTAGGATAACACCTATGacaccactgtagtgacaggataacacctctgaaaccactgtagtgacaggataacacctctgaaaccactatagtgacaggataacacctctgacaggataacacctctgaaaccactatagtgacaggataacacctctgacaccactgtagtgacaggataacacctctgaaaccactatagtgacaggataacacctctgacaggataacacctctgaaaccactatagtgacaggataacacctctgacaccactgtagtgacaggataacacctctgacaccactgtagtgacaggataacacctctgaaaccactgtagtgacaggataacacctctgaaaccactgtagtgacaggataacacctctgacaggataacacctctgaaaccactgtagtgacaggataacacctctgaaaccactgtagtgacaggataacacctctgacaccactgtagtgacaggataacacctctgaaaccactgtagtgacaggataacacctctgacaggataacacctcaaaccactgtagtgacaggataacacctctgacaggataacacctctgaaaccactgtagtgacaggataacacctctgacaccattgtagtgacaggataacacctctgacaggataacacctctgaaaccactgtagtgacaggataacacctctgacaggataacacctcaaaccactgtagtgacaggataacacctctgacaggataacacctctgaaaccactgtagtgacaggataacacctctgaaaccactgtagtgacaggataacacctctgaaaccactgtagtgacaggataacgcctctgaaaccactgtagtgacaggataacacctctgaaaccactgtagtgacaggataacacctctgaaaccactgtagtgacaggataacacctctgaaaccactgtagtgacaggataacacctctgaaaccactgtagtgacaggataacacctctgaaaccactgtagtgacaggataacgcctctgaaaccactgtagtgacaggataacacctctgacaggataacacctctgacaggataacacctctgacaggataacacctttgacaccactgtagtgacaggataacacctctgaaaccactgtagtgacaggataacacctctgacaggataacacctctgaaacacctgtagagacaggataacacctctgaaaccactgtagtgacagggtaacacctctgaaaccactgtagtgacaggataacacctctgaaaccactgtagtgacaggataacacctctgaaaccactgtagtgacaggataacacctctgacaccactgtagtgacaggataacacctctgaaaccactgtagtgaTAGGATAACACCTATGacaccactgtagtgacaggataacacctctgaaaccactgtagtgacaggataacacctctgacaccactgtagtgacaggataacacctctgaaaccactgtagtgaTAGGATAACACCTATGACACCACTGTAGTGataggataacacctctgaaaccactgtagtaACAGGATAATgcctctgaaaccactgtagtgacaggataacacctctgacaggataacacctctgacaggataacacctctgaaaccactgtagtgacaggataacacctctgacaggataacacctctgaaaccactgtagtgacaggataacacctctgacaccactgtagtgacaggataacacctctgaaaccactgtagtgacaggataacacctctgaaaccactgtagtgacaggataacacctctgacaggataacacctctgaaaccactgtagtgacaggataacacctctgacaggataacacctctgacaggataacacctctgaaaccactgtagtgacaggataacacctctgacaccactgtagtgacaggataacacctctga contains:
- the LOC135536990 gene encoding C-type lectin BML-1-like — protein: MQRKSSFTGLLITALCAVVSCCLNKQFHFVNEGGKTWEKAQHYCREKYIDLAFISNQDEVDEVNDISTTDYVWIGLYRDPSHPTEWKWSGGWNSSFRFWEEGQPNNLNGIQNCVDVKNNQMNDKQCTEKYLFLCFDLNVVLVKENKTWEEALEHCRKHYTDLTSLLSENEQLLVQRMMNSKGAQTDHVWTGLRFLASEWLWVNGDPLEYQAWTGGRLPHCPAQHLRCGTLAREGELWGTRGCEERRNFLCST